The following are encoded together in the Salvelinus fontinalis isolate EN_2023a chromosome 38, ASM2944872v1, whole genome shotgun sequence genome:
- the LOC129837300 gene encoding gamma-glutamylcyclotransferase-like codes for MSYLTYTILLALFHQQIASKAVPATAENNGTSVSNTSVSDYFMYFAYGSNLLKERLQLKNPSAVFVTTGSLKDHVIQFGYWKKEFNNTNSWHGGVATIEESKGDVVWGVVWKMDKDNLISLDKQEGVGIGFYSPLDVTINTDEGEVLCRTYQMNNFTLHQTSPPYKQVVCLGAKQNSLPLDYIKKLEAVETNGYSGPSILDDITALKPADKGKSL; via the exons ATGTCATACCTTACTTACACGATTTTACTTGCACTGTTCCATCAACAAATTGCGTCAAAAGCGGTTCCTGCCACCGCTGAAAATAATGGAACAAGTGTTTCAAACACATCCGTGTCCGACTACTTTATGTATTTCGCTTATGGCAGTAATCTGTTGAAGGAAAGACTGCAGCTGAAGAATCCATCCGCGGTTTTTGTTACAACGggcagtttgaag GATCATGTGATTCAATTTGGATACTGGAAGAAAGAGTTCAACAACACCAACTCTTGGCATGGTGGTGTTGCTACTATAGAAGAGTCTAAGGGAGATGTGGTCTGGGGAGTGGTCTGGAAGATGGACAAGGACAACCTCATCAGTTTAGACAA GCAGGAAGGAGTGGGAATAGGATTCTACAGTCCACTAGATGTTACCATTAACACAGACGAGGGAGAGGTCCTCTGTCGAACCTACCAGATGAACAACTTCACACTTCACCAGACCTCGCCTCCATACAAACAG GTTGTTTGTCTTGGAGCAAAACAAAACAGCTTACCTCTGGATTACATTAAGAAGCTGGAGGCAGTGGAAACCAACGGCTACAGCGGTCCGTCCATTTTAGATGACATCACCGCATTGAAACCTGCTGATAAAGGAAAAAGCTTGTAG